A genomic segment from Rhodothermales bacterium encodes:
- a CDS encoding phosphoglycerate dehydrogenase, with product MKGTVLITDNLDPVCAEILTGSGYQVDTHVGKSHEELLELARTADAWIVRSGTKITADLIEAADRLQVIGRAGVGVDNIDLEAATRRGVLVINAPDGNTISTAEHTCAMLMSAVRRIPQAVASLKGGEWNKKAFKGAEVNGKTLGIIGVGKIGQAVAQRMKSFGVKVLGYDPVLSREVADRIGVTLVSLEELLEQSDVITVHTPLSDSTRGLLNRDTLARCRDGVYIVNCARGGIVDEKDLLEAIESGKVAGAALDVYSAEPPPEGLGDLVRHPKVVATPHIAASTGEAQEKVAVQVTEQVAKALGGEPVTVAVNAMAIKGAGRPELRPYVRLADMLGRFAAQLCDGQVDRVTVKLFGDLPSQNGDVLSVAALKGLFGTLVSGPVNLVNAPFLAEEMGLQVDEQLLTSGDGYANLVGVVLRSGSQVVRVGGTVFSENDLRLVRIDDFRLEVRPGGYMLVYHNVDRPGVLASVGTILAEANINIAAMALGRDTETSRALTVIDLDDEVPASVLEKIGGLKDVTEPRLIRA from the coding sequence ATGAAAGGCACTGTTCTGATAACCGATAATCTCGATCCGGTTTGTGCTGAAATTCTCACCGGCAGCGGCTACCAGGTCGACACGCACGTCGGGAAGTCGCACGAAGAGCTGCTTGAGCTCGCCAGGACCGCCGATGCGTGGATCGTTCGCAGTGGCACCAAGATCACGGCCGATCTCATCGAGGCGGCCGATCGTTTGCAGGTGATTGGCCGCGCAGGCGTAGGTGTCGATAATATTGATCTTGAGGCAGCGACTCGCCGCGGCGTGCTCGTGATCAACGCTCCGGACGGCAACACGATCTCCACGGCCGAGCACACGTGTGCTATGCTGATGTCTGCTGTGCGCCGCATCCCGCAGGCGGTCGCGTCGCTCAAGGGTGGCGAATGGAACAAGAAGGCCTTCAAAGGCGCCGAGGTGAATGGCAAGACGCTGGGTATCATCGGCGTCGGGAAGATCGGCCAGGCGGTGGCACAGAGAATGAAATCATTCGGTGTGAAGGTCCTCGGTTACGATCCCGTACTCTCGCGCGAGGTGGCCGATCGTATCGGTGTCACGCTCGTTTCACTGGAAGAGCTTCTCGAGCAGAGCGACGTCATAACCGTCCATACACCGCTCTCGGATTCAACGCGGGGTCTGCTGAACCGCGATACTCTGGCCCGTTGCCGAGACGGCGTGTACATCGTGAATTGCGCGCGCGGCGGCATCGTCGACGAGAAGGACCTGCTCGAAGCCATCGAGTCCGGCAAGGTCGCGGGAGCTGCGCTCGACGTGTATTCGGCAGAACCACCGCCGGAGGGGCTCGGGGATCTCGTACGACACCCGAAAGTGGTCGCAACGCCGCATATCGCAGCCTCTACAGGAGAGGCGCAGGAGAAAGTGGCGGTTCAGGTTACCGAGCAGGTGGCCAAAGCGCTTGGCGGGGAGCCGGTGACGGTGGCGGTGAACGCGATGGCCATCAAGGGTGCAGGGAGGCCGGAACTCCGGCCCTACGTTCGCCTCGCCGATATGCTGGGACGCTTTGCAGCCCAGTTGTGTGACGGACAGGTGGACCGGGTCACCGTAAAGTTGTTTGGTGATCTGCCTTCACAGAATGGCGACGTCCTGTCGGTCGCCGCGCTGAAAGGACTCTTTGGGACTCTTGTAAGCGGACCGGTAAACCTGGTAAATGCACCGTTTCTGGCAGAAGAAATGGGCTTGCAGGTCGACGAGCAGTTACTGACCTCCGGAGACGGATATGCGAACCTCGTCGGCGTCGTGCTCAGGTCGGGGTCTCAGGTAGTTCGCGTAGGCGGAACGGTGTTTAGCGAGAATGACCTGCGACTGGTCCGAATCGACGACTTTCGACTCGAAGTGCGCCCCGGCGGCTATATGTTGGTGTACCACAACGTCGACCGGCCGGGCGTGCTGGCGTCGGTAGGGACGATTCTGGCTGAGGCCAACATCAATATTGCAGCCATGGCTCTCGGACGTGACACAGAAACGTCCCGGGCCTTGACGGTTATTGACCTTGATGACGAGGTGCCGGCGTCGGTACTGGAGAAGATCGGCGGCCTGAAAGACGTTACGGAACCCCGCCTGATCAGAGCGTGA